From one Humulus lupulus chromosome 8, drHumLupu1.1, whole genome shotgun sequence genomic stretch:
- the LOC133796838 gene encoding uncharacterized protein LOC133796838 produces the protein MDPIIPIAALSLILGAFIVLLFFANYFRNRRSDVQSIAKLELPSDPKPRSSKSHQTISKKSHSKAHSHASDKDQNKRHHPLDVNTLKGHGDAVTGLCFSSDGRSLATVCADGVIRVFKMDDASSKSFKFLRINLPAGGHPVAVEFCDDASSVVVASQTMTGCSLYMYGEEKTKSSDGTKEQTKPPLPEMKWERHKIHDKNGVLTLSGTAATYGSADGSTIIASCSEGTDIILWHGKSGKMVGNVDTNQLKNTMAAISPNGRFVAAAAFTADVKVWEIVYAKDGSVKEVSRVMQLKGHKSAVTWLCFSPNSEQMITASKDNSIRIWNINVRYHMDEDPKTLKVFPIPLHDSNGATLHYDRLSVSPDGRLLAATHGSTLQWLCVETGKVLDTAEKAHDGDITCISWAPKNIPMGDGEASLLATASVDKKVKLWAAPPLSSS, from the exons ATGGATCCCATCATCCCAATTGCGGCCCTTTCGCTCATTCTCGGTGCTTTCATCGTACTCCTCTTCTTCGCCAATTACTTCCGCAACCGAAGATCCGATGTTCAATCCATTGCCAAACTGGAGCTCCCCTCCGATCCCAAACCCCGATCGTCGAAGTCTCACCAAACTATCTCCAAAAAGTCACACTCAAAAGCTCACTCTCACGCTTCTGACAAG GACCAAAACAAGCGGCATCATCCGTTGGATGTGAATACTTTGAAAGGTCATGGAGATGCAGTGACAGGGTTATGCTTTTCATCCGATGGACGAAGTCTCGCTACAG TTTGTGCAGATGGGGTGATCAGAGTTTTTAAGATGGATGATGCTTCAAGCAAAAGTTTCAA ATTCCTGAGAATAAACTTGCCCGCTGGGGGTCATCCTGTGGCCGTTGAATTCTGTGATGATGCGTCATCTGTGGTTGTGGCTTCTCAAACTATGACCGGTTGTTCCTTATACATGTATGGTGAAGAAAAAACCAAATCTTCTGATGGAACTAAGGAGCAAACTAAGCCTCCTCTCCCAGAAATGAAGTGGGAGCGTCACAAAATCCATGACAAAAATGGTGTCCTCACTTTATCTGGAACTGCCGCTACATATGGATCTGCTGATGGGAGTACAATAATTGCTTCTTGTTCAGAAG GTACCGACATTATACTGTGGCATGGTAAATCTGGCAAGATGGTGGGTAATGTTGATACAAACCAACTAAAGAACACCATGGCAGCTATATCACCAAATGGGCGGTTCGTTGCAGCAGCAGCTTTTACAGCTGATGTGAAG GTTTGGGAGATTGTATATGCGAAGGATGGTTCAGTGAAGGAGGTTTCAAGAGTAATGCAGCTTAAAGGGCACAAG AGTGCCGTGACTTGGTTGTGCTTTTCTCCAAACTCTGAGCAAATGATCACGGCATCAAAAGATAACTCAATTAGAATTTGGAATATTAATG TTCGGTATCATATGGATGAGGATCCAAAAACACTCAAGGTGTTTCCAATTCCACTTCATGATTCAAACGGAGCTACTTTGCACTATGACCGCCTTAGTGTATCTCCTGATGGAAGGTTATTAGCAGCAACCCATGGCTCAACATTGCAGTGGTTATGTGTTGAAACTGGCAAAGTTTTAGACACTGCTGAGAAGGCCCATGATG GTGACATAACTTGCATTTCATGGGCACCCAAGAACATTCCAATGG GTGATGGGGAAGCCTCGCTTTTAGCCACAGCGAGTGTTGATAAGAAGGTGAAGCTGTGGGCAGCTCCACCGCTGTCTTCATCATAA